Proteins from one Desulfonema limicola genomic window:
- a CDS encoding DUF1566 domain-containing protein: MNRFVIERETVIDRQTGLMWTKNASLLDFPLNWSEALNNIKELNKSVLYGYQDWKIPNRKELFSLMSLDTINPSLPSGHPFTNVFTGYYWTSSTCARLPDQAWYIHLGGARVFKGMKYNSYMVWPARTLENNNKNRLFQTGQKMCFNESGMVMDCHDTGQDGEIQAGLKFARDRFTENKQTICDNYTGLIWLRDANIHKKTMDWDSAFEMIAEMNSKTAYGYNDWRVPNIFELESLTDMSQHSPALPDNHSFNDVQDFYWSSTTSMYDTDYAWVLYMIDGAVGVGYKPLLEFYLWPVRDKKNLNKRRD, encoded by the coding sequence ATGAATCGTTTTGTGATAGAAAGAGAAACCGTAATTGATAGACAAACGGGTTTGATGTGGACAAAAAATGCATCATTATTAGATTTTCCTCTAAATTGGAGTGAAGCTTTAAATAATATTAAAGAACTCAATAAATCGGTTCTTTATGGTTATCAAGATTGGAAAATTCCCAATCGAAAAGAATTATTCAGCTTGATGAGTCTTGATACAATTAATCCAAGTCTTCCGAGCGGCCACCCTTTTACAAATGTATTTACAGGCTACTACTGGACTTCTTCAACTTGTGCAAGACTGCCTGACCAGGCGTGGTACATTCATTTGGGAGGTGCCAGAGTGTTCAAAGGTATGAAATACAATTCATATATGGTTTGGCCTGCTCGAACACTAGAAAATAATAATAAAAACAGGTTGTTTCAAACGGGACAAAAGATGTGTTTTAATGAAAGCGGTATGGTTATGGATTGTCATGATACCGGGCAGGATGGTGAAATTCAGGCAGGCTTAAAGTTTGCCAGAGACCGGTTTACAGAAAATAAGCAGACTATCTGTGACAACTATACAGGTTTGATATGGCTGCGAGATGCAAATATCCACAAAAAAACCATGGATTGGGATTCTGCTTTTGAAATGATTGCAGAGATGAACAGTAAAACGGCATATGGTTATAATGATTGGCGAGTTCCAAATATTTTTGAACTGGAAAGTTTAACAGACATGAGCCAGCATTCGCCAGCATTGCCGGATAATCATTCATTCAATGATGTACAGGATTTTTACTGGTCTTCCACAACAAGTATGTATGATACTGATTATGCGTGGGTATTATATATGATAGACGGAGCAGTTGGTGTTGGGTATAAACCACTATTAGAATTTTATCTCTGGCCTGTAAGAGATAAAAAAAACCTTAACAAAAGGAGAGATTAA
- a CDS encoding PAS domain S-box protein gives MKDAGQDKFKKLEWMLDETAPLSDNEKDEYVPPYGDVTKLNSCRLIMDSVGGQTLKEIGKNAIKLLDTSAAVYEASGDYAFGMFSSGWCRLMDSASRELCKTDDNQEALSCGRWLCHENCWNDSAKKAIETGRSTDIECVGGIHLYAEPIYAGKRVVGVINIGYGDPPKDPGQLQALADAFRVDSEKLKKIGESYKSRPKFIVDVTKQLLGIFAKLIGKIVEKAETEDTLRTSEEKHRRLFETMSQGVVYHSADGTIISANPAAEKILGLTFEQMQGKTSMDPRWKMILEDGTDIPGTDHPVMIALRTGETVGPVTRGVFHPEKNAYLWLSITAIPLYRSDENIPFQVYAAFEDITERKRAEEKLRKSERELQLTLNATADGIWSWNFKTNELYFSPKYYNMIGYEANEFPANFDNWLNLIHPDDREGALDTANKFLKTKPDLYENEFRLRTKSGDYRWARTVARVVERDENGDVVYMIGNHEDITERKLALDALIEERERFDLAMRSVNDGLWDWNIKTNEIYFSPVWKKLLGYEDHEIKNEFSAWERLTDPKDVKISWGILNEVLAGKRKSFENEFKMLHKDGRWVDILARANVFFDENGKGERCIGTHVDITERKKMEKALRLSEAKFRLAFKTSPDSINLNRQEDGVYIDINNGYTKIMGYHPEEVIGKSSLELNIWKNLQDRKKLLDGLNEKGFVENLEAEFVSKNGDIKYGLMSAIVTEIGGEKVILSITRDITERRQAEAERDKLQDQLIQAQKMESVGRLAGGVAHEFNNMLYVIIGNTEMAMEDIAPDDPLQDILAVIFSAARRSAAITRQLLAFARKQTIAPKVLDLNDTIENMLKMLRQLIGENIDLAWLPGANIRQVRMDPSQIDQILANLCINARDAITDIGKITIETGNMTFDSAYCEKHPGFAAGEFVLLAVSDNGSGMNKETMANLYEPFFTTKDVGKGTGLGLATVYGIVKQNKGFINVYSEPGQGTTFRIYLPQYLAETKSTEKKNSDKIDLNGNETILLVEDEPSILQMTRMMLEKNGYKVITASRPGEAIALAREHAGGINLLMTDVVMPEMNGRDLAGNILSLYPDLKCLFMSGYTENMIAHHGILDENVQFIQKPFSREQLGAKVREVLDEKKS, from the coding sequence ATGAAGGATGCAGGTCAGGACAAATTTAAAAAATTGGAATGGATGCTGGATGAAACAGCTCCCCTGTCTGACAACGAAAAAGATGAATATGTCCCGCCATATGGTGATGTAACAAAATTAAACAGTTGTCGCTTGATCATGGATTCTGTGGGGGGCCAAACACTGAAAGAAATTGGGAAAAATGCGATTAAGCTGCTGGATACATCCGCGGCTGTTTATGAGGCCAGCGGGGATTATGCTTTCGGGATGTTTTCCTCAGGATGGTGCAGGCTTATGGATTCTGCCTCCCGCGAACTGTGTAAAACCGATGATAACCAGGAAGCTTTATCTTGCGGCAGGTGGCTCTGTCATGAAAACTGCTGGAATGATTCTGCAAAAAAGGCTATTGAGACTGGAAGGAGTACGGACATCGAATGTGTCGGCGGGATACATTTGTATGCCGAACCAATTTATGCCGGTAAAAGGGTTGTTGGCGTGATTAATATCGGTTATGGCGATCCGCCGAAAGACCCCGGTCAACTGCAAGCTTTGGCCGATGCCTTCAGAGTCGATTCTGAGAAGCTGAAAAAGATTGGTGAAAGCTATAAATCACGTCCAAAATTCATTGTTGACGTAACAAAACAACTTCTGGGCATCTTTGCAAAGTTGATCGGCAAAATCGTTGAAAAAGCTGAGACCGAGGATACCTTGCGGACGAGCGAAGAAAAACACCGCCGCCTCTTCGAAACCATGTCCCAGGGGGTCGTTTATCATTCAGCCGATGGGACAATCATCTCGGCCAACCCGGCCGCTGAAAAGATTCTTGGTCTGACTTTTGAACAGATGCAGGGAAAAACCTCCATGGATCCCCGTTGGAAAATGATTTTAGAAGACGGCACAGATATTCCAGGCACTGACCATCCGGTCATGATCGCCCTGCGTACCGGGGAAACAGTCGGGCCGGTAACACGGGGTGTGTTTCATCCGGAGAAAAACGCTTATTTATGGCTGTCCATCACGGCCATTCCCCTGTACCGATCCGATGAAAACATCCCCTTTCAGGTGTATGCAGCATTTGAAGACATCACCGAGCGCAAGCGGGCGGAAGAAAAATTGCGGAAAAGTGAAAGGGAATTGCAACTAACATTAAATGCAACGGCGGATGGCATTTGGTCTTGGAATTTCAAGACAAACGAACTTTATTTCAGCCCCAAATATTACAATATGATAGGCTATGAGGCAAATGAATTTCCCGCAAATTTTGACAATTGGCTTAACCTGATTCACCCTGATGACAGGGAAGGGGCTTTAGATACTGCCAATAAGTTTTTGAAAACAAAACCGGATTTATACGAAAACGAGTTCCGGCTTAGAACCAAAAGCGGGGATTATCGATGGGCCAGGACTGTTGCCAGGGTGGTTGAAAGGGATGAGAATGGTGATGTGGTTTATATGATCGGAAACCATGAAGACATTACTGAAAGAAAGCTGGCTCTGGATGCACTTATAGAAGAGCGGGAGCGTTTTGATCTTGCCATGCGGTCTGTCAATGACGGGCTTTGGGACTGGAACATTAAAACGAACGAGATTTATTTCTCCCCTGTCTGGAAAAAACTGCTGGGTTATGAAGACCATGAAATCAAGAACGAGTTTTCCGCGTGGGAACGTTTGACCGATCCGAAAGATGTCAAGATCTCCTGGGGAATATTGAACGAGGTTCTCGCAGGCAAAAGAAAGAGCTTTGAGAACGAATTCAAAATGCTGCATAAGGATGGCCGCTGGGTCGATATCCTTGCAAGGGCGAACGTTTTTTTCGATGAAAATGGTAAAGGTGAACGGTGTATCGGTACACATGTCGATATCACTGAACGTAAAAAAATGGAGAAAGCATTAAGGCTGAGTGAGGCAAAATTCAGGCTGGCATTCAAAACCAGCCCTGACTCGATAAACCTTAACAGGCAGGAGGACGGGGTTTACATCGACATTAATAACGGCTACACCAAGATAATGGGATACCATCCTGAAGAGGTTATAGGCAAATCTTCACTTGAATTGAATATCTGGAAGAATTTGCAGGACAGGAAAAAGCTTTTAGATGGACTGAATGAAAAAGGGTTCGTGGAAAACCTGGAAGCGGAATTCGTATCGAAAAACGGAGATATTAAATACGGCCTCATGTCGGCTATTGTGACAGAAATCGGAGGCGAGAAAGTGATTCTCTCTATCACGAGGGATATCACCGAACGCAGGCAGGCTGAAGCGGAACGCGATAAGCTCCAGGACCAGCTCATCCAGGCCCAGAAGATGGAGTCTGTGGGCCGTCTTGCCGGAGGAGTAGCCCATGAATTTAACAATATGCTCTACGTAATCATTGGTAATACGGAAATGGCTATGGAAGACATTGCCCCGGATGATCCTCTGCAAGACATCCTCGCAGTAATTTTCTCCGCAGCCAGGCGCTCTGCCGCCATCACCCGGCAACTGCTGGCATTTGCCCGCAAACAGACCATTGCACCCAAGGTGCTTGATCTCAACGACACCATTGAGAACATGCTCAAGATGCTTCGCCAGCTGATCGGTGAGAATATTGACCTGGCGTGGCTGCCTGGAGCAAATATCAGGCAGGTCAGGATGGATCCGTCACAAATTGATCAGATACTGGCCAATCTGTGCATTAATGCCCGCGATGCTATCACGGACATAGGAAAAATCACCATAGAAACGGGAAACATGACCTTTGATTCAGCATATTGTGAAAAACATCCTGGCTTTGCCGCTGGTGAATTTGTCCTGCTGGCGGTCAGTGATAACGGCAGCGGCATGAACAAGGAAACAATGGCTAATCTGTACGAACCATTTTTCACCACCAAGGATGTGGGCAAGGGAACCGGTCTTGGTTTGGCCACGGTTTACGGTATTGTTAAGCAAAATAAAGGTTTTATCAATGTTTACAGCGAGCCTGGGCAGGGTACCACCTTCCGAATCTATCTGCCGCAGTATCTGGCTGAAACCAAAAGTACAGAGAAAAAAAACTCAGACAAAATAGACCTGAATGGAAATGAAACCATTCTGCTGGTAGAGGATGAACCTTCCATCTTACAAATGACCCGGATGATGCTTGAGAAAAACGGTTACAAGGTAATTACTGCCAGCAGACCTGGAGAAGCGATTGCTCTTGCACGTGAACATGCCGGCGGGATAAACCTTCTCATGACCGATGTGGTAATGCCCGAAATGAACGGCCGGGACCTGGCCGGAAATATTTTATCCCTTTATCCCGATCTGAAGTGCCTGTTCATGTCGGGTTATACGGAAAATATGATTGCCCACCACGGCATATTGGATGAAAATGTGCAGTTTATTCAGAAACCTTTTTCAAGGGAACAGCTTGGTGCCAAGGTGAGAGAGGTATTGGATGAAAAAAAAAGTTAG
- a CDS encoding methyl-accepting chemotaxis protein, producing MRDGQFLAKEIVRWYNQTDPENWNQYFSNKYSFDKDHAVRTKYAEDDTYGVFVSNIGEFNERVKRMIMATEHKINIHQQAARLRFLDTYIVMPEQAIIIDDKDWPTNIQPDFNFLEQEWFNMVIPQNNPKRKSVWSSIFYDPLLKYWMTSNASPIYKGNDFLGSVGHDVVLNELLKNISEFQKSIPDSQHIIITSEGSVIYHPDYRELMEKSAETFDYKGHQDMFLLNEIKSKSKINNRAASSEIIMDETKYMITFAYMNAVDWYYVQLVPYHSILAKAYMLSAIIVIGFFVIMVLISCLLSGLTRRIIIKPLQNGIDIADQIAEGNLAVNVEVSTNDEIGQLTGALKKMTDQIRKIVTDVKTVATNVSNSSNNVSEMSNHLSASAEQLSQATSQQAASAEQVSASMEQMTAGIRQNADNASETERISLKASEYAEKGKESVDNTLEAMKQISEKINIIEEISRQTDMLALNAAIEAARAGKYGKGFAVVALEVRKLSDKSKKAANQISGFASSSVKIAENASRMLEQIVLNTQKTTELVQEIRISSNEQDAGVNQINQAVQQLDLIIQSNAQSSEELASTSVELSSNAQKMSDIYVKKLQASIEHFKTEGKQEKTEENISLMPEDIKKIKYLIEKTDASDKNYIRDNNDREPAKLDMKADDIENSDFEKY from the coding sequence ATGCGGGATGGACAATTTCTGGCAAAAGAAATTGTAAGATGGTATAATCAGACTGATCCTGAAAACTGGAATCAGTATTTTTCAAACAAATACTCTTTTGACAAAGATCATGCGGTACGGACGAAATATGCTGAAGATGATACATACGGCGTTTTTGTCAGCAATATAGGAGAATTTAATGAGCGGGTCAAACGCATGATTATGGCGACAGAACACAAAATTAATATTCATCAGCAGGCAGCCCGTCTGAGATTTCTGGATACCTATATTGTAATGCCAGAGCAGGCAATCATTATAGACGATAAGGACTGGCCAACTAATATTCAGCCGGATTTCAATTTTCTTGAACAAGAATGGTTTAATATGGTCATTCCTCAGAATAATCCTAAACGAAAAAGTGTCTGGTCTTCGATTTTTTATGACCCATTATTGAAATACTGGATGACGAGCAATGCCAGCCCCATATACAAAGGGAATGATTTTCTGGGATCAGTCGGTCATGATGTGGTGTTGAACGAGCTTTTGAAAAATATTTCAGAATTTCAGAAAAGCATACCCGACAGTCAGCATATCATTATCACCTCAGAAGGTTCTGTTATTTATCATCCTGATTACAGAGAACTTATGGAAAAATCAGCTGAAACATTTGATTATAAGGGGCATCAGGATATGTTTCTGTTAAATGAAATAAAAAGTAAAAGCAAGATAAATAACAGGGCAGCATCTTCTGAGATTATCATGGATGAGACAAAATATATGATCACGTTTGCTTATATGAATGCTGTGGACTGGTATTATGTACAGCTTGTTCCTTATCATTCAATTTTGGCAAAGGCTTATATGCTGTCTGCTATAATTGTTATCGGTTTTTTTGTAATTATGGTTCTTATATCCTGTCTTTTATCTGGATTAACCCGCAGGATAATTATAAAACCGTTACAAAATGGTATAGATATTGCCGACCAGATAGCTGAAGGAAATCTGGCAGTCAATGTTGAGGTCTCAACTAATGATGAAATCGGACAGCTTACCGGGGCATTGAAGAAAATGACTGATCAAATAAGAAAAATAGTTACTGACGTAAAAACAGTTGCCACAAATGTCAGCAATTCTTCAAACAATGTCTCCGAAATGAGCAATCATCTGAGTGCCAGTGCCGAGCAATTATCACAAGCCACTTCTCAGCAGGCAGCTTCCGCAGAGCAGGTCTCCGCATCAATGGAGCAGATGACAGCCGGTATCCGTCAAAATGCTGATAATGCCTCGGAAACAGAGAGAATTTCATTAAAAGCCTCAGAATATGCAGAAAAAGGTAAGGAATCTGTTGATAATACTCTGGAAGCAATGAAACAAATTTCAGAAAAAATAAATATTATTGAAGAAATTTCCCGTCAGACAGATATGTTAGCCCTGAATGCCGCAATTGAAGCGGCAAGAGCTGGAAAATATGGAAAAGGATTTGCTGTCGTTGCACTGGAAGTACGTAAATTATCGGATAAGAGTAAAAAAGCAGCAAACCAGATCAGCGGTTTCGCTTCTTCCAGTGTGAAAATTGCAGAAAATGCAAGCCGGATGCTGGAGCAAATTGTATTGAACACCCAGAAAACCACAGAACTTGTCCAGGAAATAAGAATATCAAGCAATGAACAGGATGCAGGGGTAAACCAGATCAATCAGGCAGTTCAGCAGCTAGATCTGATAATTCAGAGTAATGCCCAGTCTTCAGAAGAACTTGCCTCAACATCAGTTGAATTATCATCAAACGCACAAAAAATGTCGGATATTTATGTAAAAAAACTTCAAGCCAGTATAGAGCATTTTAAAACTGAAGGAAAACAGGAGAAAACTGAAGAAAATATATCATTAATGCCTGAAGATATAAAAAAAATTAAATATCTTATTGAAAAGACAGACGCTTCAGATAAAAATTATATCCGTGATAACAATGATAGAGAACCTGCAAAATTAGATATGAAAGCAGATGATATTGAAAATTCGGATTTTGAAAAATATTAA
- a CDS encoding ABC transporter substrate-binding protein, with translation MLNLKSCRFVLIIVFCFSIISNITYAAGFKVLVVMSYEQDFPWCMEIKEGIDSVLGKTCDLKYFYMNTKTDYENGLEKAKEAYALYQEFQPDGVITADDNAQSMFVVPYLKDKVKTPVMFCAVNAAPEKYGYPASNVSGILERYHIDQSIAFAKQLIPSINSVGYISKDSPTGEAVSAQVKMESGNYLAKSLEVMLPATMKQAVEITKSLRDKCDLLLMTALQGIPDEAGNPLSQKEVIPVLVKTFGKPTISTSPHLLKYGILCAVVQSGQEHGSTAAKMLVEAMNKKPVSEIAVTRNREGKRIINVSVMKSLGIKPKAGVLRGAELVVTEQ, from the coding sequence ATGCTTAATTTAAAAAGTTGCCGTTTTGTTCTGATTATTGTTTTTTGCTTTTCTATTATCTCAAACATAACCTATGCAGCAGGATTTAAGGTTCTGGTGGTTATGAGTTATGAACAGGATTTCCCCTGGTGCATGGAAATCAAAGAAGGTATAGACTCGGTTCTTGGAAAGACCTGCGATCTCAAATATTTTTATATGAACACAAAAACTGATTATGAAAACGGCCTGGAAAAAGCCAAAGAAGCTTATGCTCTTTATCAAGAATTTCAGCCTGATGGAGTTATTACAGCAGATGACAATGCACAGTCCATGTTTGTTGTTCCCTATCTGAAAGACAAGGTCAAAACCCCTGTCATGTTCTGTGCTGTTAATGCTGCTCCTGAAAAATACGGTTATCCAGCTTCAAATGTTTCCGGTATTCTGGAACGTTACCATATTGACCAGTCAATTGCATTTGCAAAACAACTTATCCCTTCAATCAATAGTGTTGGCTATATATCAAAAGACAGCCCTACCGGAGAGGCAGTTTCAGCCCAGGTAAAAATGGAATCTGGAAATTATCTTGCAAAATCTCTTGAGGTTATGCTGCCTGCAACCATGAAACAGGCTGTGGAAATAACAAAAAGCCTTAGAGACAAATGTGATCTCTTACTTATGACAGCACTTCAGGGAATACCTGACGAAGCCGGAAATCCTCTTTCACAAAAAGAAGTTATTCCTGTCCTGGTAAAAACATTTGGCAAACCCACTATAAGTACAAGCCCTCACCTTCTCAAATACGGAATCTTATGCGCTGTTGTTCAGAGCGGTCAGGAACACGGTTCAACAGCAGCAAAAATGCTTGTCGAAGCCATGAATAAAAAACCTGTTTCCGAAATTGCGGTTACACGAAACCGTGAAGGAAAAAGGATTATCAATGTAAGCGTTATGAAATCTCTGGGAATCAAACCCAAAGCAGGTGTTTTAAGAGGAGCGGAACTGGTAGTAACAGAGCAATAA
- a CDS encoding RloB family protein, whose amino-acid sequence MGLTGRKKRPLNRKITHLRDTKLIIIATEGHKTEKQYFKIFKNHRVQVVIIPSKDNRSAPEYILERLNTYSEGYQIGDDDELWLMVDTDLEPMFTKS is encoded by the coding sequence ATGGGATTAACTGGAAGAAAAAAAAGACCTTTGAACCGAAAAATAACCCACTTAAGGGATACAAAATTAATAATAATAGCAACTGAAGGGCATAAAACAGAAAAACAATACTTCAAAATATTTAAAAATCACAGAGTACAGGTTGTAATCATTCCATCAAAAGATAACCGTTCTGCTCCTGAATATATACTTGAAAGATTAAATACTTATTCTGAAGGTTATCAGATAGGAGATGATGACGAACTTTGGTTAATGGTAGATACTGACTTGGAACCCATGTTTACAAAGTCGTAG
- a CDS encoding AAA family ATPase, with protein sequence MLIQFSVENFLSFKEETVFNLIAANDRKHPTHINRNTKSSLNVEILKIAAVYGANASGKSNLVNAIEFARDFILYGTRGDETITTLPFRLDYSYRNKPSKFQFLFYYNNNIYDYGFIVDKYKIYEEWLFIKSNRYYKKMYERITTKSGENKYEFGPSFVKKTSKNKYLRYNFEMEGTRINQLFLTEAFNRNIREIEPVIHWFKYILVILSPNSRYSALELRAKQDKKFNTFLCQLLKIADTGIENVSTDIEDLDFAKQFPDMPDNIEKQIKDGVNNDNAILVSDGEKQYAISKSNNNKLILIKLKMQHKGIDDDLIDFKFEEESEGTQRLIHLAPAFADLLESEKVYFIDELDRRLHPNLSKSLIELYLELHIKRKNRQLIFVTHESNLLDLNYFRKDEIWFVEKDKNGASHLSSLSDFKVRSDLNIKNGYLNGRFGAIPFIGDTEKLGWI encoded by the coding sequence ATGTTAATTCAGTTTTCAGTAGAAAATTTTCTTTCGTTTAAAGAAGAAACTGTTTTTAACCTTATTGCTGCAAATGATAGAAAACATCCAACACATATTAATAGAAATACAAAAAGCAGCCTGAATGTTGAAATACTAAAAATAGCGGCTGTTTACGGCGCAAATGCTTCTGGAAAATCTAATCTTGTTAATGCAATAGAGTTTGCTAGAGATTTTATTCTATATGGTACAAGAGGTGATGAAACTATAACAACATTGCCATTTAGATTAGATTATAGTTATAGAAACAAACCAAGTAAGTTTCAATTTTTATTCTATTATAATAACAATATATATGACTACGGTTTCATAGTAGATAAATATAAAATTTATGAAGAATGGCTTTTTATAAAATCAAACAGATATTATAAAAAAATGTATGAAAGAATTACAACTAAATCAGGAGAAAATAAATACGAATTTGGACCATCTTTTGTTAAAAAAACTTCAAAAAATAAATACTTAAGATATAATTTTGAAATGGAAGGAACTAGAATCAATCAACTTTTTTTAACCGAAGCTTTTAATAGAAATATTCGTGAAATTGAACCTGTTATTCATTGGTTTAAATATATTCTTGTCATACTCAGCCCTAATTCAAGATATTCAGCATTAGAACTGAGAGCAAAGCAGGATAAAAAATTTAATACTTTTTTATGCCAACTGTTAAAAATAGCAGACACTGGTATTGAAAATGTTTCAACTGATATTGAAGATTTGGATTTTGCAAAACAATTTCCTGATATGCCGGATAATATTGAAAAGCAAATAAAAGATGGTGTAAATAATGATAATGCCATTTTGGTATCTGATGGAGAAAAACAATATGCTATTTCAAAAAGTAATAACAATAAATTAATCCTTATAAAATTAAAAATGCAGCACAAAGGGATAGATGATGATTTGATAGATTTTAAATTTGAAGAAGAATCTGAAGGAACTCAACGCCTAATTCATTTAGCTCCTGCCTTTGCTGATTTACTTGAAAGTGAAAAAGTCTATTTTATTGATGAATTAGATAGAAGATTGCACCCCAATTTATCAAAATCTTTAATTGAATTATATCTTGAACTGCATATCAAAAGAAAAAACAGACAATTAATTTTTGTTACTCACGAATCAAACTTGTTGGATTTAAATTATTTTAGAAAAGATGAGATATGGTTTGTTGAAAAAGATAAAAATGGCGCATCACATCTTTCTTCTCTATCTGATTTTAAAGTTAGATCAGATTTAAATATAAAAAATGGTTATTTAAATGGTCGTTTTGGAGCTATACCATTCATAGGCGATACAGAGAAATTAGGCTGGATTTAA
- a CDS encoding restriction endonuclease: MKNLSPQGFEKLCQLILRSSGFEEVKVTGRTGDGGIDGHGVLRVNDFVSFSVIFQCKKYATSVGSPEIRNFRGAMVGRTDKGIFLTTGTFTQEAKREAVRDGVPPIELVDSSTLISILEKLELGVIAETKIVYTIDEEFFKSYK; this comes from the coding sequence ATTAAAAATCTTTCACCTCAAGGTTTTGAAAAACTTTGTCAATTAATACTCAGAAGCTCTGGTTTTGAAGAAGTAAAAGTAACAGGACGCACCGGAGATGGCGGAATTGATGGACATGGTGTATTAAGAGTTAACGACTTTGTCAGCTTTTCAGTAATTTTTCAATGTAAAAAATATGCAACCTCTGTTGGTTCTCCTGAAATAAGAAATTTCAGAGGTGCTATGGTTGGTCGAACTGACAAAGGAATTTTTTTAACAACTGGTACATTTACACAAGAAGCGAAAAGAGAAGCAGTCAGAGATGGGGTTCCGCCAATTGAATTGGTTGATAGCTCAACTTTAATAAGCATTCTTGAAAAATTAGAGTTAGGCGTAATTGCTGAAACGAAAATAGTTTATACAATTGACGAAGAATTTTTTAAATCTTACAAGTAA
- a CDS encoding winged helix-turn-helix domain-containing protein, with the protein MRGPQFIKFFNPLIEALKELGGSGRPAEVCNTIAKNLNISDDERSILIKSGISRIDNQMHWARMYLVKLGYIDSSKRGVWKLSEKGEKTKPFSDNQTYKLFSEVQDKTQNKDKHFSEQKNDDYNNNLEIQEVTPEEANNPSLLNHKEKLLDILKIFHLKVLKNFVN; encoded by the coding sequence ATGAGAGGCCCGCAATTTATCAAGTTTTTCAACCCCCTTATCGAAGCATTAAAAGAACTTGGCGGTTCAGGGAGGCCTGCTGAAGTATGTAATACAATAGCGAAAAACTTAAATATATCAGATGATGAGAGAAGTATATTGATAAAAAGTGGAATCTCAAGAATTGATAACCAAATGCATTGGGCGCGAATGTATCTTGTCAAACTTGGATATATTGATTCTTCAAAAAGAGGTGTATGGAAACTATCTGAAAAAGGCGAAAAAACCAAACCTTTTTCTGACAATCAAACCTATAAATTATTTTCTGAAGTTCAAGATAAAACTCAAAATAAAGATAAACATTTTTCTGAACAAAAAAATGATGATTATAATAATAACTTAGAAATTCAGGAAGTTACACCGGAAGAAGCAAATAATCCATCACTTTTAAATCACAAAGAAAAGTTGCTTGATATATTAAAAATCTTTCACCTCAAGGTTTTGAAAAACTTTGTCAATTAA